A stretch of the Luteimonas sp. JM171 genome encodes the following:
- the pth gene encoding aminoacyl-tRNA hydrolase, whose translation MAELRLIVGLGNPGQEYARTRHNAGFRFVDALAGRAGEAFRVDAKLFGETAQVQVAGRTVRLLKPATFMNLSGKSVLAALQFWKIAPEEAMLAHDELDLPPGTARFKFDGGHGGQNGLRDTMRLLGHGRFHRLRIGIGHPGHKDRVTPWVLGRASAEDEILIDRAIDDALDALPLAVEGNFMDAMTRLHTPKN comes from the coding sequence ATGGCGGAACTGCGTCTCATCGTCGGGCTGGGCAATCCCGGCCAGGAATATGCGCGGACCCGGCACAACGCCGGGTTCCGTTTCGTGGACGCCCTGGCGGGGCGGGCCGGCGAGGCGTTCCGCGTGGATGCCAAGCTGTTTGGCGAGACCGCCCAGGTGCAGGTGGCCGGGCGGACGGTCCGCCTGCTCAAGCCGGCGACCTTCATGAACCTGTCCGGCAAGTCGGTGCTGGCCGCGCTGCAGTTCTGGAAGATCGCGCCGGAGGAGGCGATGCTCGCGCACGACGAGCTGGACCTGCCGCCCGGCACGGCCCGCTTCAAGTTCGATGGCGGCCACGGTGGGCAGAACGGCCTGCGCGACACCATGCGCCTGCTGGGCCATGGCCGCTTCCACCGCCTGCGCATCGGCATCGGCCACCCCGGCCACAAGGACCGGGTGACCCCCTGGGTGCTCGGCCGGGCTTCGGCAGAGGACGAGATCCTGATCGACCGCGCCATCGACGACGCCCTGGACGCACTGCCGCTGGCGGTGGAGGGCAATTTCATGGACGCCATGACCCGGCTGCACACGCCGAAGAACTGA
- the rplJ gene encoding 50S ribosomal protein L10: MALNLEQKKEVVAELAEVAGKAHSLVAAEYAGLTVGQLTDLRKKAREGGVYLKVVKNTLVSRAVEDTDYAVIKDELTGPLLYAFSQEDPGAAGRLIKEFAKANDKLKPRLVSLGGQKYPGSHVDVLASLPTRDEALSMLLSVMIQPATMLVRVLAEPASQVARVTNAVGQAKAA; this comes from the coding sequence ATGGCTCTGAATCTGGAACAGAAGAAGGAAGTCGTTGCCGAACTGGCGGAGGTGGCCGGCAAGGCACATTCGCTGGTCGCCGCCGAGTACGCGGGTTTGACGGTCGGGCAACTGACCGACCTGCGCAAGAAGGCCCGCGAGGGCGGCGTGTACTTGAAGGTTGTCAAGAACACGCTGGTCTCGCGCGCAGTGGAAGATACCGATTACGCCGTCATCAAGGACGAGCTGACCGGTCCGCTGCTGTACGCCTTCTCGCAGGAAGACCCGGGTGCCGCCGGACGCCTGATCAAGGAGTTCGCCAAGGCGAACGACAAGCTGAAGCCGCGCCTGGTGTCGCTCGGCGGGCAGAAGTACCCGGGGTCCCACGTGGATGTCCTGGCGTCGCTGCCGACCCGCGACGAAGCGCTGTCGATGCTGCTCAGCGTGATGATCCAGCCGGCCACCATGCTGGTGCGCGTGCTGGCCGAGCCTGCCAGCCAGGTCGCCCGCGTCACCAACGCGGTCGGCCAGGCCAAGGCCGCCTGA
- the nusG gene encoding transcription termination/antitermination protein NusG, protein MRWYVVHAYSGFEKSVAQALRDRIARAGMKDRFGEVLVPTEEVVEMRSGQKRRSERKFFPGYVLVQIATRDEDGIPRIDSDTWHLIKETPRVMGFIGGTADRPLPIADHEADAILQRVQEGVEKPRPKVLFEPGQMVRVIDGPFNDFNGVVEEVNYEKSRLRVAVLIFGRSTPVELEFGQVEKA, encoded by the coding sequence ATGCGCTGGTACGTGGTCCACGCCTATTCCGGCTTCGAGAAGTCGGTGGCGCAGGCCCTGCGCGACCGCATCGCGCGGGCCGGCATGAAGGACCGCTTCGGCGAAGTCCTGGTGCCGACCGAGGAAGTGGTGGAGATGCGTTCCGGCCAGAAGCGCCGTTCCGAGCGCAAGTTCTTCCCCGGCTACGTGCTGGTGCAGATCGCCACCCGCGACGAGGACGGCATTCCGCGCATCGACAGCGACACCTGGCACCTGATCAAGGAAACCCCGCGGGTCATGGGCTTTATCGGCGGCACCGCCGACCGCCCGCTGCCCATCGCCGACCACGAGGCCGACGCGATCCTGCAGCGCGTGCAGGAAGGCGTGGAGAAGCCGCGTCCGAAGGTGCTGTTCGAGCCGGGCCAGATGGTGCGCGTCATCGACGGGCCGTTCAACGACTTCAACGGCGTGGTCGAGGAAGTCAACTACGAGAAGAGCCGCCTGCGCGTGGCGGTGCTGATCTTCGGCCGGTCCACGCCGGTCGAGCTGGAATTCGGACAGGTCGAGAAGGCCTGA
- a CDS encoding 50S ribosomal protein L25/general stress protein Ctc, which yields MSNTHEIKVQRREDGGKGASRRLRRDGQVPAIVYGGELDPVNIQLSHNEVLLAAEHEWFYSSILNLNLNGDVQPVLLRDIQRHPYKQQIMHLDFQRVTADEKLRTQVPLNFINEEISPAGKLADVLVSHEIREVTVECLPADLPGSIDVDLSKLELGDTIYLSEIKLPKGVEIPGLALGKDYDDAVVTARPARVEVVEEEGDAEGEEQSPEVPATKVDDDKTDE from the coding sequence ATGTCCAACACGCATGAAATCAAGGTCCAGCGCCGCGAGGACGGGGGGAAGGGTGCGAGCCGCCGCCTCCGCCGCGACGGCCAGGTGCCGGCGATCGTCTATGGCGGTGAACTCGACCCCGTCAACATCCAGCTCAGCCACAACGAGGTGCTGCTGGCCGCCGAGCACGAGTGGTTCTATTCCTCGATCCTCAACCTGAACCTCAATGGCGACGTGCAGCCGGTGCTGCTGCGCGACATCCAGCGCCATCCGTACAAGCAGCAGATCATGCACCTGGACTTCCAGCGCGTGACCGCCGACGAGAAGCTGCGCACCCAGGTGCCGCTGAACTTCATCAACGAGGAGATCTCGCCGGCCGGCAAGCTGGCTGACGTGCTGGTCAGCCATGAAATCCGCGAGGTCACCGTGGAGTGCCTGCCCGCGGACCTGCCGGGTTCGATCGACGTGGACCTGTCAAAGCTGGAGCTGGGCGACACCATCTACCTTTCCGAGATCAAGCTGCCCAAGGGCGTGGAGATCCCGGGGCTGGCGCTGGGCAAGGACTACGACGACGCGGTGGTCACCGCGCGCCCGGCCCGGGTCGAGGTCGTGGAAGAGGAAGGCGACGCCGAGGGCGAGGAGCAGTCCCCCGAGGTGCCGGCCACCAAGGTCGACGACGACAAGACGGACGAGTAA
- a CDS encoding ribose-phosphate diphosphokinase: MKEDRNILIFSGNANRPLTQAVCRQLGTRQGKALVSRFSDGEVQVEIEENVRRQEVFVLQSTCAPAAEHLVELVVLVDALTRASAASVTAVIPYFGYARQDRRLRSSRVPITAKVAAKMIGAVGTHRVLTIDLHADQIQGFFDIPVDNVYASPLLLADIWRAHGTDNMVVVSPDVGGVVRARAIAKRLDDAELAIIDKRRPRANVATVMNIIGDVRGKTCVLVDDIVDTAGTLCAAAAALKENGAAKVVAYCTHPVLSGAAIENITGSQLDELVVTDTIPLSEAAAACDRIRQLSVAELLGETIRRVAFGESVSSLYVD; encoded by the coding sequence ATGAAGGAAGATCGCAACATCCTGATCTTCTCCGGCAACGCCAACCGGCCGCTGACCCAGGCCGTCTGCCGCCAGTTGGGGACGCGCCAGGGCAAGGCGTTGGTGTCCAGGTTCTCCGACGGCGAGGTCCAGGTCGAGATCGAGGAGAACGTGCGCCGCCAGGAAGTGTTCGTGCTGCAGTCCACCTGCGCGCCCGCCGCCGAGCACCTGGTGGAGCTGGTGGTGCTGGTGGACGCGCTGACCCGCGCCTCCGCCGCCAGCGTGACCGCCGTGATCCCGTACTTCGGCTACGCCCGCCAGGACCGCCGCCTGCGCTCGTCGCGGGTGCCGATCACCGCCAAGGTCGCGGCCAAGATGATCGGTGCCGTCGGCACCCACCGTGTGCTCACGATCGACCTGCACGCCGACCAGATCCAGGGCTTCTTCGACATCCCCGTGGACAACGTCTACGCCTCGCCGCTCCTGCTGGCGGACATCTGGCGCGCCCACGGCACCGACAACATGGTGGTGGTGTCGCCGGACGTGGGTGGCGTGGTCCGCGCCAGGGCCATCGCCAAGCGGCTGGACGACGCCGAGCTGGCGATCATCGACAAGCGCCGCCCGCGCGCCAACGTGGCCACGGTGATGAACATCATCGGCGACGTGCGCGGCAAGACCTGCGTGCTGGTGGACGACATCGTCGATACCGCCGGCACCCTGTGCGCGGCGGCCGCCGCGCTCAAGGAGAACGGTGCCGCCAAGGTGGTGGCCTACTGCACGCACCCGGTGCTCTCGGGCGCGGCGATCGAGAACATCACCGGTTCCCAGCTCGACGAACTGGTGGTGACTGACACCATCCCGCTGTCGGAGGCCGCCGCGGCCTGCGACCGCATCCGCCAGCTCAGCGTCGCCGAGCTGCTGGGCGAGACCATCCGCCGCGTCGCCTTCGGCGAGTCGGTGAGCTCGCTCTACGTCGACTGA
- the tuf gene encoding elongation factor Tu: MAKGKFERTKPHVNVGTIGHVDHGKTTLTAALTKVGAERFGGEFSDYAAIDRAPEEKARGITISTSHVEYESEARHYAHVDCPGHADYVKNMITGAAQMDGAILVVSAADGPMPQTREHILLARQVGVPYIVVFLNKADMVDDEELLELVEMEVRELLSKYEFPGDDTPIIKGSALKALEGDQSEIGVPAIIKLVDALDTWIPEPERDVDKNFLMPVEDVFSISGRGTVVTGRIERGIIKVGDEVEIVGIRPTTKTTVTGVEMFRKLLDQGQAGDNAGLLLRGTKRDDVERGQVLAKPGTITPHTSFEAEVYVLSKDEGGRHTPFFKGYRPQFYFRTTDITGAVTLPEGVEMVMPGDNVKMSVELINPVAMDEGLRFAIREGGRTVGAGVVSKINK, from the coding sequence ATGGCCAAAGGAAAGTTCGAGCGCACCAAGCCCCACGTGAACGTGGGCACGATCGGTCACGTTGACCACGGCAAGACGACGCTGACGGCGGCGCTGACCAAGGTTGGTGCGGAGCGTTTCGGCGGCGAGTTCAGCGACTACGCGGCGATCGACCGTGCGCCGGAAGAGAAGGCGCGCGGGATCACGATCTCGACCTCGCACGTGGAGTACGAGTCCGAGGCGCGCCACTACGCGCACGTGGACTGCCCGGGCCACGCCGACTACGTGAAGAACATGATCACGGGTGCGGCGCAGATGGACGGTGCGATCCTGGTGGTGTCGGCGGCCGACGGCCCGATGCCGCAGACCCGCGAGCACATCCTGCTGGCGCGCCAGGTGGGCGTGCCGTACATCGTGGTGTTCCTGAACAAGGCCGACATGGTCGACGACGAGGAGCTGCTGGAGCTCGTCGAGATGGAGGTCCGCGAGCTGCTGTCGAAGTACGAGTTCCCGGGCGACGACACCCCGATCATCAAGGGTTCGGCGCTCAAGGCGCTGGAAGGCGACCAGTCGGAGATCGGCGTGCCGGCGATCATCAAGCTGGTGGACGCGCTGGACACCTGGATCCCGGAGCCCGAGCGCGACGTGGACAAGAACTTCCTGATGCCGGTGGAGGACGTGTTCTCGATCTCCGGGCGCGGCACCGTGGTGACCGGGCGCATTGAGCGCGGGATCATCAAGGTGGGCGACGAAGTCGAGATCGTGGGCATCCGTCCGACCACCAAGACCACGGTCACGGGCGTTGAGATGTTCCGCAAGCTGCTCGACCAGGGCCAGGCGGGCGACAACGCGGGCCTGCTGCTGCGCGGCACCAAGCGTGACGACGTGGAGCGCGGCCAGGTGCTGGCCAAGCCGGGCACGATCACCCCGCACACCAGCTTCGAAGCCGAGGTGTACGTACTGAGCAAGGACGAGGGCGGCCGCCACACCCCGTTCTTCAAGGGCTACCGTCCGCAGTTCTACTTCCGCACCACCGACATCACCGGCGCGGTGACCCTGCCGGAAGGCGTGGAGATGGTGATGCCGGGCGACAACGTGAAGATGTCGGTTGAGCTGATCAACCCGGTGGCGATGGACGAGGGCCTGCGCTTCGCGATCCGCGAGGGCGGCCGCACCGTCGGCGCCGGCGTGGTGAGCAAGATCAACAAGTAA
- the rplK gene encoding 50S ribosomal protein L11, translated as MAKKVVGYIKLQVPAGQANPSPPVGPALGQRGLNIMEFCKAFNAATQKMEPGLPIPTVITAYSDRTFTFITKTPPAAVLLKKAAGVKSGSARPNTQKVGKVTRAQLEEIAKAKEPDLTAADLDAAVRTIEGSARAMGLAVEG; from the coding sequence ATGGCAAAGAAAGTAGTCGGCTACATCAAGCTGCAGGTGCCAGCCGGGCAGGCCAATCCGAGCCCGCCGGTCGGCCCCGCCCTGGGCCAGCGCGGCCTGAACATCATGGAATTCTGCAAGGCGTTCAACGCCGCCACGCAGAAGATGGAACCGGGCCTGCCGATCCCGACCGTGATCACCGCGTACTCGGACCGCACCTTCACCTTCATCACCAAGACCCCGCCGGCGGCGGTGCTGCTGAAGAAGGCGGCTGGCGTGAAGTCCGGTTCGGCGCGTCCGAACACCCAGAAGGTGGGCAAGGTCACCCGCGCCCAGCTGGAAGAGATCGCGAAGGCGAAGGAACCCGACCTGACCGCGGCCGACCTGGACGCGGCGGTGCGCACCATCGAGGGCTCGGCCCGTGCGATGGGCCTGGCGGTGGAGGGCTGA
- the rplL gene encoding 50S ribosomal protein L7/L12 has protein sequence MSLSNEEIIEAISSKTLVEVMELVKAMEEKFGVSAAAPVAVAAGPAAGGDGAAAEEQTEFTVVLKAVGDKKVEVIKVVRAITGLGLKEAKDMVESAPKEIKEGVAKEEAEKIKKDLEAAGATAELK, from the coding sequence ATGTCCCTTTCCAACGAAGAAATCATCGAAGCGATCAGCAGCAAGACCCTTGTCGAGGTCATGGAGCTGGTCAAGGCGATGGAAGAGAAGTTCGGCGTTTCCGCCGCTGCCCCGGTGGCCGTGGCCGCCGGCCCGGCCGCTGGCGGCGACGGTGCCGCTGCCGAAGAGCAGACCGAGTTCACCGTGGTCCTGAAGGCCGTGGGCGACAAGAAGGTCGAGGTCATCAAGGTGGTCCGCGCGATCACCGGCCTGGGCCTGAAGGAAGCCAAGGACATGGTCGAAAGCGCGCCGAAGGAAATCAAGGAAGGCGTGGCGAAGGAAGAGGCCGAGAAGATCAAGAAGGACCTCGAGGCCGCCGGCGCCACCGCCGAGCTGAAGTAA
- the ychF gene encoding redox-regulated ATPase YchF, producing MGIKCGIVGLPNVGKSTLFNALTKAGIAAANFPFCTIEPNVGVVPVPDPRLAQLADIVKPQKVLPTVMEFVDIAGLVAGASSGEGLGNKFLAHIREVDAIAHVVRCFEHSDVVHVAGRVDPLSDIDTIDTELALADLDSVEKARQRAERAAKGGDKDAIARLPVLEKLNKALADGTPARAAGLDAEERALVRDLFLLTLKPVMYVANVLEDGFEDNPHLEAVRARAAAEGSEVVPVSAAIEEELAQLDDADRDEFLADLGLDEPGLNRVIRAAYRLLGLQTYFTAGVKEVRAWTVKAGSTAPEAAGVIHTDFEKGFIRAETIAFDDFIRHGGEAGAREAGRLRLEGKDYQVQEGDVLHFRFNV from the coding sequence ATGGGCATCAAATGCGGCATCGTCGGCCTGCCGAACGTCGGCAAGTCGACCCTATTCAACGCGCTGACGAAGGCGGGCATCGCCGCGGCCAATTTTCCCTTCTGCACCATCGAGCCCAACGTGGGCGTGGTGCCGGTCCCGGACCCGCGCCTGGCCCAGCTCGCGGACATCGTGAAGCCCCAGAAGGTGCTGCCCACGGTGATGGAATTCGTCGACATCGCCGGCCTGGTGGCCGGGGCCTCCAGCGGCGAGGGGCTGGGCAACAAGTTCCTGGCGCACATCCGCGAGGTCGACGCCATCGCCCACGTGGTGCGCTGCTTTGAGCACAGCGACGTGGTCCACGTGGCCGGCCGGGTGGACCCGCTGTCGGACATCGACACCATCGACACCGAGCTGGCGCTGGCCGACCTGGACTCGGTGGAGAAGGCCCGCCAGCGGGCCGAGCGCGCCGCCAAGGGCGGCGACAAGGACGCGATCGCGCGGCTGCCGGTGCTCGAGAAGCTGAACAAGGCGCTGGCCGATGGCACGCCGGCGCGCGCCGCCGGCCTGGATGCGGAAGAGCGCGCCCTGGTGCGCGACCTGTTCCTGCTGACCCTCAAGCCGGTGATGTACGTGGCCAACGTGCTGGAGGACGGGTTCGAGGACAATCCGCACCTCGAGGCGGTACGCGCAAGGGCGGCGGCCGAAGGCTCGGAGGTGGTGCCGGTGTCGGCGGCGATCGAGGAAGAGCTGGCGCAGCTGGACGACGCCGACCGGGACGAGTTCCTGGCCGATCTCGGGCTGGACGAGCCGGGCCTGAACCGGGTGATCCGCGCCGCCTACCGGCTGCTCGGGCTCCAGACCTATTTCACCGCGGGGGTCAAGGAGGTGCGCGCGTGGACGGTCAAGGCCGGGTCCACCGCCCCCGAGGCCGCCGGGGTCATCCACACCGACTTCGAAAAAGGCTTCATCCGTGCCGAAACCATCGCCTTCGACGACTTCATCCGCCATGGCGGGGAAGCCGGGGCGAGGGAAGCGGGGCGGCTGCGGCTGGAGGGCAAGGACTACCAGGTCCAGGAGGGCGATGTCCTGCATTTCCGCTTCAACGTCTGA
- the ispE gene encoding 4-(cytidine 5'-diphospho)-2-C-methyl-D-erythritol kinase, giving the protein MPEPGAGWSAWPAPAKLNLFLRITGRRADGYHQLQTVFRILDWGDTVHLRPRADGGIARHGQGLPGVPESSDLLVRAARLLQEETGSPLGADIGLEKRIPIGGGFGGGSSDAATVLGALNRLWGTGLGVEELADLGLRLGADVPVFVRGHNAWAEGVGERLTALELPRAWYLLADPGVPVATAELFQAPELTRDAPPATIADFVSGAPLGNAFEPVLRRREPAVEAAFAALARFGTPRLTGTGSGCFVEFAGREDAEAARAALPPGLVAWVAAGAARSPLLDATGHPDTQGRRQEVQGTGF; this is encoded by the coding sequence ATGCCGGAGCCCGGGGCGGGCTGGAGCGCCTGGCCGGCGCCGGCCAAGCTGAACCTCTTCCTGCGCATCACCGGCCGGCGCGCGGACGGCTATCACCAGCTGCAGACCGTGTTCCGGATCCTGGATTGGGGGGACACGGTGCATCTCCGGCCGCGTGCGGACGGTGGCATCGCCCGGCACGGCCAGGGGTTGCCGGGCGTACCGGAATCCTCGGATCTCCTGGTGCGCGCCGCCCGCCTGCTGCAGGAAGAAACGGGGAGCCCGCTCGGCGCCGATATCGGCCTGGAAAAGCGCATCCCGATCGGCGGTGGCTTCGGCGGTGGCTCCTCGGATGCCGCGACCGTGCTGGGGGCCCTCAACCGGCTCTGGGGCACGGGGCTGGGCGTGGAAGAACTGGCGGACCTGGGCCTGCGCCTGGGCGCGGACGTGCCGGTCTTCGTCCGCGGCCACAACGCCTGGGCCGAAGGGGTGGGGGAGCGGCTGACCGCGCTGGAGCTGCCCCGGGCCTGGTACCTGCTGGCCGACCCCGGCGTGCCGGTGGCCACCGCGGAACTGTTCCAGGCCCCTGAATTGACGCGCGATGCCCCGCCCGCGACAATAGCCGACTTTGTTTCGGGAGCTCCGCTCGGCAACGCGTTCGAGCCGGTGCTGCGCCGCCGTGAACCGGCCGTGGAGGCCGCTTTCGCCGCGCTGGCGCGCTTCGGCACGCCGCGGTTGACCGGGACCGGCAGCGGCTGCTTCGTCGAATTCGCGGGTCGCGAAGACGCCGAAGCCGCCCGCGCCGCGCTGCCGCCCGGCCTCGTGGCGTGGGTCGCGGCCGGTGCGGCGCGCTCGCCGCTGCTGGATGCAACCGGACACCCGGATACACAGGGGCGTCGCCAAGAGGTCCAAGGCACCGGGTTTTGA
- the rplA gene encoding 50S ribosomal protein L1 produces the protein MAKLTKRQKAIREAVQPGKAYPIDEALKIVKEHSKAKFVEAVDVAVRLGVDARKSDQQVRGSTVLPQGTGKTVRVAVFAPAGAKADEALAAGADAVGMEDLAEKMQGGDLSYDVVIATPDAMRVVGRLGTLLGPRGLMPNPKVGTVSPNPGEAVKNAKGGQVRYRTDKAGIIHCTIGKADFEPERLQENLQALLTDLVRAKPAAAKGTYLQKVSISSTMGPGVIVDQGSLALK, from the coding sequence ATGGCAAAGCTGACCAAGCGACAGAAGGCAATCCGCGAAGCGGTGCAGCCCGGCAAGGCATACCCGATCGACGAGGCGCTGAAGATCGTCAAGGAACACAGCAAGGCGAAGTTCGTCGAAGCCGTGGACGTGGCGGTGCGCCTGGGCGTTGACGCCCGCAAGTCGGACCAGCAGGTGCGCGGCTCGACCGTGCTGCCGCAGGGAACCGGCAAGACCGTGCGCGTGGCGGTGTTCGCCCCGGCCGGCGCCAAGGCCGACGAGGCCCTGGCCGCGGGCGCCGATGCGGTGGGCATGGAGGACCTGGCCGAGAAGATGCAGGGCGGCGACCTCAGCTACGACGTCGTCATCGCGACCCCCGACGCCATGCGCGTGGTGGGCCGGCTGGGCACGCTGCTGGGCCCGCGCGGCCTGATGCCGAACCCGAAGGTGGGCACCGTCTCGCCGAACCCGGGCGAGGCGGTCAAGAACGCCAAGGGCGGCCAGGTGCGCTACCGCACCGACAAGGCCGGCATCATCCACTGCACCATCGGCAAGGCCGACTTCGAGCCCGAGCGGCTGCAGGAGAACCTGCAGGCGCTGCTGACCGACCTGGTCCGGGCCAAGCCGGCCGCGGCCAAGGGCACCTACCTGCAGAAGGTCTCGATCAGCTCGACCATGGGTCCGGGCGTGATCGTGGATCAGGGCTCGCTGGCCCTGAAGTAA
- the lolB gene encoding lipoprotein insertase outer membrane protein LolB produces the protein MRLAARLAALLAVLALAGCVSQPMRAPETVELSGPAYAAAMEALRAREALVEGAGALSFSGRVALSNGEDGGSGRLEWWQAGEDYRVVLRAPVTRQGWSLTAGAGGARIDGLEGGPRVGPDPDWLLLEATGMQVPVGALAAWAAGTRADEAAHGPAHLEFSASGRLARLRQAGWTIDYVSWQERAGEPGPGDAPPLPRRIDAARGDAHVRLVVDDWALGAAAPGGS, from the coding sequence GTGAGGCTGGCGGCGCGGCTGGCGGCGCTGCTCGCCGTGTTGGCATTGGCGGGCTGCGTTTCCCAGCCGATGCGCGCGCCGGAGACCGTCGAGCTGTCGGGCCCCGCGTACGCCGCCGCCATGGAAGCGCTCCGGGCGCGCGAGGCGCTGGTCGAGGGCGCGGGCGCGCTCTCGTTCAGCGGGCGCGTTGCGCTCAGCAACGGGGAGGACGGCGGCAGCGGACGGCTGGAGTGGTGGCAGGCGGGCGAGGATTACCGCGTGGTGCTGCGCGCGCCCGTGACGCGGCAGGGCTGGAGCCTGACCGCCGGGGCCGGCGGAGCGCGCATTGACGGGCTGGAGGGCGGCCCAAGGGTGGGCCCGGACCCGGACTGGCTGTTGCTGGAGGCCACGGGCATGCAGGTCCCGGTTGGGGCTCTGGCGGCCTGGGCGGCGGGCACCCGGGCAGACGAGGCGGCCCACGGCCCGGCGCACCTGGAGTTCTCGGCCAGCGGGCGCCTGGCCAGGCTCCGCCAGGCCGGCTGGACCATCGATTACGTCAGCTGGCAGGAGCGGGCTGGCGAGCCCGGGCCCGGCGACGCGCCGCCACTGCCGCGCCGGATCGACGCTGCGCGCGGTGACGCGCATGTGCGCCTCGTGGTGGACGACTGGGCGCTCGGCGCGGCCGCGCCCGGCGGGAGTTGA
- the secE gene encoding preprotein translocase subunit SecE has protein sequence MNSRVEQTRSASPADIAKYALAVALVVAGVFAFYWFDGQWPGWARGLAVAAGVAAGGAVFLMGTLKGAQTREFLYETRFELRKVVWPTRQEAVRMTWVVIIAVVIIALIMAAYDTVIKWLLRVFLG, from the coding sequence ATGAACAGCAGAGTCGAACAAACCAGGTCCGCATCGCCGGCGGACATCGCCAAGTACGCCCTGGCGGTTGCGCTGGTGGTGGCCGGCGTGTTCGCGTTCTACTGGTTCGACGGCCAATGGCCGGGCTGGGCCCGCGGGCTGGCCGTGGCCGCGGGCGTGGCTGCCGGCGGCGCGGTGTTCCTGATGGGCACCCTCAAGGGCGCGCAGACCCGGGAGTTCCTGTACGAAACCCGCTTCGAGCTGCGCAAGGTCGTGTGGCCGACCCGCCAGGAAGCCGTGCGGATGACCTGGGTGGTCATCATCGCCGTGGTCATCATCGCGCTGATCATGGCGGCCTATGACACGGTGATCAAATGGCTGCTGCGCGTGTTCCTGGGCTGA